In Terriglobia bacterium, the following proteins share a genomic window:
- a CDS encoding NAD(P)-dependent glycerol-3-phosphate dehydrogenase: MSDIAVIGAGAWGTALSIVLGRKGTHRVRLWAFEKEVCESILARRTNDLFLPGAKIPAAVAPTNRLEEALRGAEIVVSVMPSHHCRGLFRQMAPHLTPEMLFVSATKGVETDSLQRMSEVIAQVLCASGRVPRPRIGALSGPSFAKEVARGDPTAITIASKDSQLAETVQREFSEPCFRIYTNDDVVGVELGGSLKNVIAIAAGVCDGLGLGFNTIAALITRGLAEIARVAVACGARAETMAGLAGIGDLVLTCTGGLSRNRTVGVELGKGRNLDEIIAGMHGMVAEGILTTKAAVGLSRKHSVEMPITEQIDAILNRGKSPRDAIHELMTRPGTSEVALHRV, encoded by the coding sequence ATGAGTGACATTGCTGTTATCGGCGCGGGGGCGTGGGGAACGGCGTTGTCCATCGTGCTCGGCCGCAAGGGCACGCACCGCGTCCGGCTCTGGGCATTCGAAAAAGAGGTTTGCGAATCCATCCTTGCTCGCCGCACCAACGATCTTTTTCTCCCCGGCGCGAAGATTCCCGCCGCCGTCGCTCCCACCAACCGCTTGGAGGAAGCGTTGCGCGGGGCGGAGATTGTGGTCAGCGTGATGCCGTCGCACCACTGTCGCGGGCTGTTCCGGCAAATGGCGCCGCATCTCACGCCGGAGATGTTGTTCGTCAGCGCCACCAAGGGCGTGGAAACCGATTCGCTGCAACGCATGAGCGAGGTCATCGCGCAGGTGCTGTGCGCAAGCGGACGCGTGCCGAGGCCGCGCATCGGGGCGCTGAGCGGGCCCTCGTTCGCCAAGGAAGTGGCGCGCGGCGATCCCACGGCGATCACCATCGCGTCCAAGGATTCTCAACTCGCCGAAACCGTGCAGCGCGAGTTCAGCGAGCCCTGCTTTCGTATTTATACCAACGACGATGTCGTGGGCGTTGAGCTCGGCGGATCCCTGAAGAACGTGATCGCCATCGCCGCCGGCGTCTGCGACGGGTTAGGCCTCGGCTTCAACACCATCGCGGCGCTGATCACACGCGGACTGGCGGAGATCGCGCGGGTAGCTGTGGCGTGCGGCGCGCGGGCGGAGACCATGGCTGGGCTGGCGGGAATCGGCGACCTGGTACTCACCTGCACCGGCGGCCTGTCGCGCAACCGCACCGTGGGGGTGGAACTGGGCAAAGGCCGCAACCTCGATGAGATCATCGCCGGCATGCACGGCATGGTCGCCGAAGGCATACTGACCACGAAAGCGGCGGTCGGGTTATCGCGCAAGCATTCGGTGGAGATGCCGATCACCGAGCAGATTGACGCCATCCTCAACCGGGGCAAGTCGCCGCGCGACGCCATCCACGAACTGATGACCCGCCCGGGCACCAGCGAGGTCGCCCTGCACCGCGTATAA